In Acinetobacter pittii, one genomic interval encodes:
- a CDS encoding thiamine pyrophosphate-binding protein: MTERVNVGEAIARVLEAHQVDSIYGVISIHNLPIADAVGRREKMRFVAARGEAGAVTMADAHSRFKGLGVALTSTGAGAGNAVGSLIEAMNAGSPVLHLTGQVEREYLDRDASFIHETKDQLTFLRASSKAAFRITSPDNAVGVIREAIRVATTVPMGPVSVELPIDVQAAEIDLPLNLGPVKALELPQAEQAEIDLLVNEIKKAKRPIFWIGGGTLNSIAEVKAIADLGIPVVSSTHGRGVLADDHPRSLGAFHNSAGVEQLLKDADLMVVVGSRLRSNETKTYSVEFPENIIQVDANPVAQQRNYKIRNFICGDAKDVLTRVLEQLQGTSKVDADYDAAVVAAKQAAIDALRKQIDQYALICDHLRAALPQDGIFVRDITMSGSTWGSRLFPVQAPNQNIHSLAGAIGLGLATAIGASVANPDKKVIGLVGDGGLMLGIGEIATMVQENTNMVLMIMNDGGYGVMRGIQNNYFGGRQYFNELHTPDYKLLGESMGVKSWKVGSADEFKTVIQEAVAFEGPTVIELDMNSIGPLNFAGPPQKKLY, translated from the coding sequence ATGACTGAACGTGTAAATGTAGGCGAAGCAATCGCAAGAGTTTTAGAAGCGCACCAAGTTGATAGTATTTATGGTGTTATTTCCATTCACAATTTACCTATTGCTGATGCAGTAGGACGCCGTGAAAAAATGCGCTTTGTCGCAGCGCGTGGTGAGGCAGGTGCAGTCACCATGGCAGATGCGCACTCGCGTTTTAAAGGCCTAGGTGTGGCGTTGACCAGTACCGGTGCTGGGGCTGGTAATGCGGTGGGTTCACTCATTGAAGCAATGAATGCGGGTAGCCCTGTATTGCATTTAACAGGTCAAGTTGAGCGTGAATATCTCGACCGTGATGCAAGTTTCATTCATGAAACTAAAGACCAACTTACGTTTTTACGTGCATCAAGCAAAGCGGCATTTCGCATTACTAGTCCAGACAATGCTGTTGGGGTGATTCGTGAAGCCATTCGTGTGGCAACGACTGTTCCAATGGGACCTGTCAGTGTTGAGTTACCAATTGATGTACAAGCAGCAGAAATTGATTTGCCACTTAATTTAGGCCCAGTGAAAGCACTTGAATTGCCACAGGCAGAACAAGCTGAAATTGATCTTCTTGTGAATGAAATCAAAAAAGCAAAACGCCCGATTTTCTGGATTGGTGGTGGAACTTTAAATAGTATTGCCGAAGTTAAAGCAATTGCAGATTTAGGTATTCCAGTTGTTTCATCTACACACGGCCGCGGTGTGCTGGCAGATGATCATCCACGTAGTTTAGGTGCATTCCATAACTCGGCAGGTGTTGAGCAACTATTAAAAGATGCTGACTTAATGGTTGTGGTGGGTTCCCGTTTACGTAGTAATGAAACTAAAACCTATTCGGTTGAGTTTCCTGAAAATATTATTCAGGTTGATGCTAACCCTGTGGCTCAGCAACGTAATTACAAAATCCGCAACTTCATTTGTGGCGATGCTAAAGATGTCTTAACACGTGTGTTAGAACAGCTTCAAGGGACTTCAAAAGTTGATGCTGACTACGATGCTGCTGTAGTGGCTGCTAAACAGGCTGCAATTGATGCACTGCGCAAGCAAATCGACCAATACGCTCTGATTTGTGATCACTTACGTGCAGCTTTACCGCAAGACGGTATTTTTGTACGAGACATCACCATGTCGGGCAGTACATGGGGCAGCCGTTTATTCCCTGTACAAGCACCCAACCAAAATATCCATTCACTCGCAGGTGCAATTGGTCTAGGTCTTGCAACAGCAATCGGTGCCTCAGTTGCTAACCCTGACAAAAAAGTAATTGGTTTAGTCGGCGATGGCGGCTTAATGCTTGGTATTGGCGAGATTGCAACCATGGTGCAAGAAAACACCAACATGGTCCTCATGATTATGAATGATGGTGGTTATGGTGTAATGCGTGGCATTCAAAATAACTACTTTGGTGGTCGTCAGTATTTCAATGAATTACATACACCTGACTACAAACTTCTTGGCGAATCAATGGGTGTGAAGAGCTGGAAAGTGGGTAGTGCAGATGAGTTTAAAACGGTTATTCAAGAGGCTGTCGCTTTTGAAGGACCAACTGTGATTGAGCTCGATATGAACTCGATTGGGCCGTTAAACTTTGCGGGTCCACCGCAAAAGAAACTGTATTAA
- a CDS encoding aldehyde dehydrogenase, producing the protein MAKEIYIAGEWRLGRGAVIQSLFPADQSVNAELSTATLEDVNEAIEKADQAWRQPNWRNSLPHERARILYKVADIIEARVDELAKLQTRDNGKPLTETRGLVMSAAATARYVAAACETMNDELTTQRAPDFMTMSVHEPVGVVAAITPWNSPIASEVQKLAPALVAGNAVVLKPAEATSLIALELAKIFEEAGLPKGLLSVLVGRGSIIGDAIAQHPLVRKISFTGGTTTGRHLAHIAADKLITTSLELGGKSPTIVLPDADVELAAKGVAYGIFSSAGQACIAGSRLFIHSSLYDQFLTRLVEITKGLRVGHPEQAGVHLGPLVNDKHLQSVDRYVQLAKSEGGQVLIGGEALTTGDYAKGSYYLPTIITGLNNSAQTCQEEIFGPVLVVMKYDNEQDLIAQANDSCFGLAAGIWTESYRKAWRIARALEVGTVWINTYKKFSISAPFGGFKDSGIGREKGRLGILSYMQQKSIYMGLNEQPNPWCD; encoded by the coding sequence ATGGCAAAGGAAATTTATATTGCAGGTGAATGGCGATTAGGCCGTGGTGCAGTCATTCAAAGCCTGTTTCCGGCAGATCAGTCGGTAAACGCTGAGCTTTCAACAGCAACGCTTGAAGATGTAAATGAAGCAATTGAAAAAGCAGATCAGGCTTGGCGCCAACCGAACTGGAGAAACAGCTTGCCGCATGAGCGCGCACGTATTCTCTACAAAGTTGCAGACATTATTGAAGCGCGTGTAGATGAATTAGCAAAATTACAAACACGCGATAATGGTAAGCCTTTAACCGAAACTCGTGGCTTGGTCATGAGCGCTGCGGCGACTGCACGTTATGTTGCGGCGGCTTGTGAAACAATGAATGATGAGCTCACCACTCAGCGTGCTCCAGACTTTATGACCATGAGTGTGCATGAACCTGTAGGCGTTGTGGCAGCAATTACCCCTTGGAACTCTCCAATCGCAAGTGAAGTTCAAAAGCTTGCTCCAGCTTTAGTAGCAGGAAATGCAGTGGTGTTAAAACCAGCAGAAGCAACTTCACTGATTGCTTTAGAGCTTGCCAAAATTTTTGAAGAGGCAGGTTTACCAAAAGGTTTGCTGAGTGTGTTGGTTGGGCGTGGTTCGATCATTGGTGATGCAATTGCTCAGCACCCATTGGTTCGTAAAATTTCTTTTACAGGTGGAACAACCACAGGGCGTCATTTGGCACACATTGCCGCTGACAAACTGATTACCACTTCACTTGAGTTGGGTGGAAAGTCACCAACCATCGTTTTACCTGATGCAGACGTCGAACTGGCAGCTAAAGGTGTCGCGTACGGTATTTTTAGCTCGGCAGGCCAAGCGTGTATCGCAGGTTCTCGCTTGTTTATTCATAGCAGTCTTTACGATCAGTTTTTAACACGTTTGGTTGAAATTACCAAAGGCTTACGTGTGGGCCATCCGGAACAGGCAGGTGTGCATTTAGGGCCACTGGTCAATGACAAGCATTTGCAGTCAGTTGATCGCTATGTGCAGCTTGCCAAAAGCGAAGGTGGTCAGGTTCTGATTGGTGGTGAAGCGCTTACCACTGGTGACTATGCCAAAGGAAGCTATTACTTACCGACCATTATCACGGGCTTAAATAACAGTGCTCAAACTTGTCAGGAAGAAATTTTTGGCCCTGTTTTAGTCGTTATGAAATATGACAACGAGCAAGATTTAATTGCTCAAGCCAATGACAGTTGTTTTGGTCTTGCCGCAGGTATCTGGACTGAAAGCTATCGTAAAGCTTGGCGCATCGCACGTGCGTTAGAAGTGGGTACGGTATGGATTAATACCTATAAAAAGTTCTCGATTAGTGCGCCGTTTGGTGGCTTTAAGGACAGTGGAATTGGACGCGAGAAAGGCCGTTTGGGCATTTTATCGTACATGCAACAAAAGAGTATTTATATGGGGCTGAATGAACAGCCTAACCCTTGGTGCGATTAA